In Roseofilum capinflatum BLCC-M114, the sequence CTGCCCTACGATCAGGTTAAGTCCTGGACTCCCTACCCAGGAGGCGCTCCGGCTAATGTGGCCTGTCGATTAGTGAAGCTAGGCACTCCATCAGCGTTTATTGGCAGTGTAGGATCGGATGAGGCCGGCGATCGCCTGGTGAAGTTCCTGCAAGAACAACAAGTGGATATCCAAGGCATTCAACGGCATCCGAGTGCCCCCACCCGACAGATTTATGTGGTTCATTCCTATAAGGGCGATCGCTATTTTGCAGGCTTCGGAGGGGTGGAGACTACTGCCTTTGCGGATGCCTATCTTGATGCTGCTTTCTTGCCCATAGACCTATTTAAAGAGGCTGAATATTTAGTTCTGGGAACCCTAGAGTTAGCTTATCCCCAAACCCAGGAAGCCATTCACAAAGCGTTGGAGATTGCTAATCAATATCATCTGAAACTGGTCGTCGATGTCAATTGGCGGCCGGTTTTTTGGCCCGATCCGAATTTGGCCAAACCTTTAATCTATGATTTGTTAGCCCAAATAGATTTTGTCAAAGTCAGCGATGAAGAAGCCCAAGTCTTGTTTGAAACGACCGATCCTTTGGCGATCCGAGACCGGTTTCCGGATTTAGAAGGGGTAGTAGTCACAGCAGGCGATCGCCCTATCCATTATGCGATCGGGGAAGGAGAAGGAACTGTAGGGGCTTTTTCAGTGCCCGTTAAAGATACAACCGGTGCAGGGGATGGATTTGTGGCAGGTTTTATTCATCAACTCAATCGCTACCGGATTTCTAGTCTACAAGATCCCCAGAAGGTGAAGGAAATTGTCACGTATGCGGCAGCCGTGGGCGCACTCACAACCCTAGAAGCAGGGGCGATCTCCCCCGGGCCAACGGCCGAACAGGTGGACAGCTTTCTGCAAGAACGGGGCATCAGTTTGTCCTATTTGTCTTGAGATTGATCGATGCGAATTTTTATTCCGGCTTTGAGATAATCGGCGATCGCCTCTGCGAGTTTTTCTTCGGGGGTTTTCTTCTCTTTCGGTTTCTCCACTAAGGTCTCTTGAGTCCAGAGAATGACGATAATGGCAAAAATGGCGATCGGCAAAAACATGGGAGTACCTCCTAAATCAGTAGAAAAAATCCCATCCTTACTTGGATGGGATTTCAGAGCATTTAATAAGGGTCTCTATAGGGATCTCAGAAAAAAGACGGCGATTTTATGCGAAATCCGGGAAATTGTTACAAAACTTAATAATAGGGAGATTAACCATTCCCTGTTCCCTATTCCCCATTCCCTATTATTCTTATATGAGAAGAGCAAGATTGGGAGTTCTAGTTATGAATCGCTTTCTGTGGAGTGCCATCAGTATTTCTTTACTTGGGACAGTGGGCTGTAGTGCGCCCTATACCTCCCAAGCAGAGGTTGAGATCGAGCCAGAAGTTGCCGTTACCCCTTCTCCCTCACCGCAGGTTGCGCCCAAAGAGAATCGCCCAATTCTAGCCCAAATTCCCCAATTAACGCCTTCAACCTCGGCTGAGGAACGGTTAGCGCAGCTCAAAGAAGGTCAACGCGACCCTTTCAGCCCCTTAGAAGCAAATCCCATTGTTACTCCAAGACAGATTAAGAAAACTCCCACTCCATCGACTCCTCCCCCAGAAGTGACGGTTAAACCCAATCCCGCCCCCTCCCCAGTTAAACCCTTACCTGCTCCCCCTCCACCCCCTCCCCAGGACGTGCCTCAATTGCCCACTCTACCCGTCAATCCTAGCCTCCAACAACTCCCTCAAACCATTGAAGTGTCTCAAAGCCAGCCCGTACCCACTCCTAGCCCGGTCAAACCATCGGGAGCAGAAGCGGTCAAAGTCACGGGAGTGGCGGAACTACCGGATGGAATGCGGGCTATTCTTAAGGCTCCGGATGAACCGACTTCTCGTTATGTGGTGGCTGGGGAATCCCTGTCCAACGGTAGAATACGGGTGAAACGGATTGAAATCGCTTCTAGCGGTAATCCGATTGTGGTGTTAGAAGAAAATGGTAAGGAGTTTGTTAAAACGGTGAGCGATCGCCCTTAAAAATCCTATCAAGTTCGGGTAATCAATCAAAATATAGCAGTAAGGTGGGCAGGGTTGGTATAATCGAACTTTTCCTTTTTCTGTCACTCTCCGAGAATGAAGATAGAATAAAATAGAGTATCAATAGCTAAAAGCGAGATAGAGCAATGGATGTAGAGTTACAGATCTTAAAACATTTGCCCAGATCTCCAGAAACTACAGTTTCGGTTGTCGATCAATATTGTGACTCTTATCAAGAGATGTTTGGTGATGTGAGAAGTTATGAATATTTTAAATACTTGCATTTAGGTTGGTTTGAATAGTATCTTGAATAATTTTCGTTTACTGATTCAGCCGACCCTTCTGTTCTGGTCAATTGTTCCGTGGTTAGATGTGGTTCCGAGTTCTTATTTATTACGAGGATTCTTGGTTCACGGAGATTACTTGCTTAGACAGAATTACTTCTGAGAAAGTAGAGGTATTCTCTCCCCAAGCGTTTATTGGGTCTAGCCCAAAAGTTCCCGTATGCCCTACGGTACTTAGTCCTTTTTTCAAAATATTGATGGCTGCATTTTCGTCTCGATCCAATACACAACCACAAGTACATACATGGGTTCTTGTTGATAGAGATTTTTTCACCATTTCACCGCATTTAGAACAGTTTTGAGAAGTGTAGTTGGGTGAGACAGCAATTGTTATCTTGCCGTATTTAATCCCAAAATACTCTATCCATTCTCTAAATTGATGCCATGCCGCATCATTTATACTTTTAGCTAGACAGTGATTCTTAACTAAGTTTTTAACTCTTAAATCTTCATAAGCTATCACATCGTTAGAGTGAACTACGCACCTGGCTGACTTTACAGCAAAGTCTTTACGTTGCCTACTGATTTTAAGATGAGCTTTAGCTAATCTTTGTCTAGCTTTTTGTCTATTTTTACTCCCCTTTGTCTTTTTGGATAAACGTCTTTGAAGCGTTTTTAGTCGTTTCTCAGACTTTCTCAAGAATTGAGGATTCTCTACCTTGTTCCCCTCACTATCCGTATAAAAAGAAGACAAACCCACATCTAAGCCAATTCACTTACCTGATGGTTTAACCTCTTCTTTGACTTCACAAGAAAGCACAAATTGACAATAATAACCGTCCGCTCGTCTAATCAGTCTGACTCGTTTAATATCAGACTTTTGAAAATAAGCTAAATCCCACGTTCCTACTAACTTAAGAACGCCTATATTATTCTTGTCGGTGAACTTAACAGTTTTAGGGTCAAGAAGTTTCTACCCAGATTGCTTATACTCAACAGAGCGACTAAACTTCTTAAACTGAGGATAGCCTTTTTTCCCTGGTATTTTGCGTTTACAGTTATTGTAAAACCGACTAATCGAACTCCAAGCACGTTCAGCACTTGCTTGTCTAGCACTTGAGTTTAATTGGTCAGCAAAATTAAAGTCATGGGCTAAAACTTTAGAGTATCGATATAAATCCTTTTTACCCGTTCCTGGTGTATCCATCCATAACCTTAAGCACTTGTTACGGATAAATTGAGCGGTACGGATAGCCTCGTCTATCCCTTTATACTGTTGAGTTTTAGCTTTTACCTTGAACTCTAAAACAAACATTTTACGCAAAACTTGCTTGGATAAAATCAGCATAGCGCACCAAAAGTTGACTTGACAACCTTGAAATTTCAAAAGCCGTCCTAAAAGGACGGGGCTTTAAACCCAAATTTTCGGTAAGGGAAATGGGAAATAGGAAAACACTACAAATGCGAAGAGAACCCATTACCCATTATCCATGACTTAGGATTTGGTGGAATTATTTAACCGACGAGCTAAAAGTCTTGATTTTAAGGCAATCTCAATTCTTTCCAAAACCTTGGTCATCCCTGTGGTATTAATCATCTCTGGAGTAAGATCCGAAGTTTGAGCCGCTTGCATGGCTTTTTCTGTGAGAGCATGGCTGGCATAACCGGTAATAATTAAAACTAAATCGGCCGTGGCAATATGACTTTCCATTTGTTGAGCCATTTGTAGCCCATCTTG encodes:
- a CDS encoding carbohydrate kinase family protein, producing MNTAQVLCLGELLFDCLADKAGLPYDQVKSWTPYPGGAPANVACRLVKLGTPSAFIGSVGSDEAGDRLVKFLQEQQVDIQGIQRHPSAPTRQIYVVHSYKGDRYFAGFGGVETTAFADAYLDAAFLPIDLFKEAEYLVLGTLELAYPQTQEAIHKALEIANQYHLKLVVDVNWRPVFWPDPNLAKPLIYDLLAQIDFVKVSDEEAQVLFETTDPLAIRDRFPDLEGVVVTAGDRPIHYAIGEGEGTVGAFSVPVKDTTGAGDGFVAGFIHQLNRYRISSLQDPQKVKEIVTYAAAVGALTTLEAGAISPGPTAEQVDSFLQERGISLSYLS